The Larimichthys crocea isolate SSNF chromosome II, L_crocea_2.0, whole genome shotgun sequence genome segment GGCATGgaaggtgtttttcttttctttgacatcAAGATGAGAAAGATGTGCCAGAGAAAAACTAACATACTAATATAACATAATCCAGATTCTGAAGATCCAGATTTTTACCTACAAAATGCAGCCTGTCAGCAGGTGAAAGTCCAAGACGGAGCTTCCTCCTTTGGTCTGACGTCTTCGCCTGCTCAGAGGAGACATGATCTTTAATGGCTGATTCCAAAAACGGTCTTTAAACTGTTCGATGGATgaatggggggtggggggaggtaGAAGGGAGAAGGATGCCTGCACTGTGAAAACAGACAGGGGCACTTCACTTTTACATCCACAAGgcttgtgtgaaaaaaaaaggcagccgGATGCCAAGGTTCAAATGTTTCACAGGTTATCCTCCAGCCAGATtccaaagtaaaaacacaatcCAAATAATAGTTGGTTGTCTGCCAAATACGCTGGTAGCGCAGACAAATTTACCATCCGCAGTCAAAGGTTCCCTGTATTTGGCTGGAGGCTTGTGTTAATTTCCCATGCTGACAGTAAACAGCAGTATTGTTCAAATACTGATGCTGTTTGCGTGTCTGATAGATATCAACTTTTCCAGCACTTCAGGATCAATATTTAGAgcgaaacctttttttttttttttgtactgtgtACACTCTGACATTAGTTGATGGTGCTGCATTAAAATATGCTGCATTGGCTTATGATGCATAACTTTATGTTCTTTAGGCTTTATACTCTGGAGCTGTGGAGCATATTCGATGTAATAAAGGACGGGAAAAGCTCCCACAAATCAGGTTTATCTGCGTCTCCCAGCAGGACTTTCAGTTCAAGCAATGGAAGGCCTAGTGAGGAGAAACAGAAGAATTTCAGCGCTCGGGTTATTCATCAAGGAAACTCTATTTATTGTTGAAGAGGAAATTTACTGGAGACTATATACTGTGGAGGAATAtcttacaggaaaaaaaatgctttcaaaGCCCGGGCGTTTTATAAGTCAGTGGAATTGGTTGGCGTCAAAGCGTTGGGGGGCCATGAGGCAGAAGAATGGATGACCCCTGAgcaagaaataaaagaacataaCAGCTGTACGCCGCAATTTCATAAGAGCGATATCATCAGTGTTGGATTTATTTagtgtgtctctctgtatgtgtgtgggctGTGCATTCACGACTGTGCCTGTGTTTCTGTATGCAGACCATCCGGCCAAAGGAGGGGTGGCAGGTGTACAGCTCAGCTCAGGATGCAGATGGGCGTTGTATCTGCACAGTGGTGGCACCTGAACAGAATCTGTGCTCCAGAGATGCCAAAGGCAGACAGCTCCGCCAGCTCCTGGAGAAGGTACGagcacacagccacacacacacacacacacacacacacatttctgtttatttgacaaTACACAGACTCGCTctctaacacactcacacacacatacacatacatttactGTAAGCAACCAGCACCTAAATCCTACGACATATAACATTGATTTCGATCGTTATTCAGAGAgagattgcaccagacaggtCCATAACCCTATTTTCCACTTCTGCATATATTACATGGATGACATCAGCTGAATGGTTGCTTGTGAAAGACGAGAACGCTCTCAATTTCACCTTAACGCGACTGGAGTGCCtcgctttttatttatttttttgctaatAAACCCTTCAAGGCTGTTGTTAATATTTGAAGTATTATCAGGCTTTTAAGCATTTAAATAGGGCTGTTGTTCCTGTTGGAAAGTGGACTATAATCAGAAAATCGTTTTTTTTCAAGggtttatatgtatttttaatttaaatactttGAATCCCTAATGAAATAGCTTGTTGTGACAGTAGTGATTTAATGCATTATCTACAAACAAACTAATAGCACGGCACCGGAGTCACTTTCATCAATTAGTATGCCGCATAAGGAAGCATTCCTCTAGCctacattttaatgttgcatgCCAAAGGCTGTTCTCTGTCATTCACTGGGGCCTTTGACACTAATGTACTAAACTGCTTCAGGGCTTCAGTGAGGCCATTTCAGGATCCCTCTAACAGAGCCAGAAAAGTATGCAGGACACAATGTGTGACTGTTGTGCCACAATGTTTTTTACTTGCAAATAGAGCCAAAGAGAGGGGGGGACGTTTATTCATGTTCACATGCCCCATAAACCCGGCGAAGCTTTTGTTAAACCAGCGAGAGAGACGCTgtaatgttttctgtcaaatatCTGCTCTGAAACATGTAATCAAACCTGGCAGATTCAATATTTTCAGTGACTATGAACTataatagagagagaggaaactgtCACATAACAGTCCAATGTCCATGTAAAATCTATCAAAGCTCTATTCAGCTCACACATAGATGGTTAAAAGACAATCACGTTGGAGgtcaaaatgttgatttgttccTTGGTCGGAGCATGGCAGGCTCCCGAACAGCTGAACATGGAGGACGTTTTAATCTGGCGGTGGACGGGAAAATCAATGCTGCACTGTTTCATTCTTTTCAAAAGGTGCAGAACATGTCGCAGTCAATCGAGGTGCTGAACCTGAGGACGCAGAGGGACTTTCAGTATATCATGAGAATGGAGAGCCAGATCAAAGGGCTCCGGTCGAAGTTCCGACAGATCGAATCGGACAGGAAGACGCTCGTCAACAAAAACTTTCAGgtatattttttgtttgaagTTTAACTCTGTGAGAAACATCACAGGGAAAGTCTGCAAGGAAAGGATCTCCTCTAGAGAAACCTGAGGAGCATCTGAATGGATAAACTTTCATTCCTGATAAGATCACAAAGGCCTGGTCAAGGACAAAAAGTGTCTCAAATGTCTAgtatcacttgaaaataagacttgttgtgcttttgttacTTCAGAATGAGGCTTTTATATCTAGAGATGCCATGGGTCATCTTCCACAGAGTTGAACATGTTTCTAAATGCCTCTAGTTAGGGCTTTTTGTGCTTTTCGTGACACCTTTAGGCCGTATTAAGACCAAATCAGGTGTTGTAGAAAATCACTGCAGGGTTGTGCGGGGGTGTAtagtggtggtgggggtgttTATTTGTAACagctatgaaacaatcagaaaataactttcatTACTTTCGCTGATTCATTGCCTTTCTGATACCACCGCTCCATTACTCTCATTTCTTGTCTAAGTTGTTCAACCACCGCTCGCTCTTCGGCAACCATTCGACAACAAGCGAAAGGAAACCTTGTCCCTGTCACTGTTTTGCAGTCCATGAGTCTACCTGAATAACCTCAGTATCACTTTCACGctgagttgtgttttttttgcagacacCCCCTGCAGACCGTACCGCCGCAATCTAAACACACTCCCCCCGACTCAAATCAATATAATTCCCAGTGTTTTCGCTGCGGTGctggatttggtctgaatacagCCTCAGGttgggaagaggaggtgaagtgaGAGGCATTTGGTTGGTTTAGCAGTAAAGCACTGTAACTGTTCACACAAATAAACTCATCTGTTAGGTCATGTTATACGTACAGCTGCCTCTTTCTTCTCGATTCTTCGTATGAACAGAAATAGATTCTGATTTTAATGAGACTCCACTCCTGGACCTCACAGTAAAAGAAGTTATTCGACGGGCACTGCATCAAATTCTAAATAGAGAAGAAAAGATTTTTATATAATGTGACATGGTATAATTGACACTGACATTGAACAACAATAATAAGAGCAGTTACTATAATAATCATTACTATTATCATCCATCAGTGAAAACTGTTTGGGGCTGGACTAGAGCTTCTCCCCATCCTTTTGTTGCCCTTTATGGTGATTAACTTCTGATAAAGACAATCTTTCctacaaatattaaaatcattattaCTCTACGTTAATATGGGTTTTCTTGAATCATATATTCTACTTTAGATAAATATGTTGTTGCTTTCAACACGTCATACGTTACATATTACTAGTCACTTACATCTGAAAGTTTATTCTCTGTTTAGAGTGAAGTGTTACTGATTACACTACTTTTACGTTACCTTCAGCAAAATAACTGCAGAGGTACGACTGTGCGTTATGAAATGTTAGAGGGTAATGCTGTTTCATAGCAGGTAATCAAAGCAAGCTAAACTTTATTATAGTCCATTATTAAATCCAGAGGCGGAGGATATTGTATAGTGAAGGTTATTCTCTAAAGCACAGACCCCATTTATGCATTCACACGCATTGTTTACCACTTTGTATTAAAATTGGCCACTTATATTAATAATAGTGTGATGATGCAAAACAGTTAAATAAGCCCAGACCTTGTAAATGAAAGAACACCTGCAGAAACAATTTAGTTTTGCACAGTTTATCCATTCATTCGTAGTCATCCCACTGTTCCAGTAATCACCAAATTAGATCGAATAAGTCTTTCATTCAGTCTGGCTCCAGACTACACTGTCTGGCTATCACTGCAACAATAATGCCAGACCTTTCTCTTGCTGCTCTCCCACTTACAGTAAGTCTCTCCGGTCTTGGCCTGTCCCCCGCTATGTCGTCCAAGGCGAGTCCAGTTGAACCGCAGAAAACATTCTGCCTCTAGAAGCTGTTTTTCTTCGGTGGCGTCCATGAGCTTCTTAGCTCATTGAACGAGAGTCTGTTCATGCTCTCACTCTTCCTTTTCTGACAAAATCAAGCCAATAAAAAAGTTATATATTACTGTAATAGAAAGTGTTCCCACTGTTTGtaccatgaaaaaacaaaccctgaaaCAGCTGTCACTggaaacaaactgaactctTCTTGCCAGATTGAGAGATTTGTTCAGAGAGGTGTTTTTGCAGCGTTGtatccttcttctttttttttttttttaaggagctAAAGGGAAAGATGGAGTCTTTGCAGCCGCTGATACCTGTCCTGGAGCAATAcaagacagacgccaagctcATCTCCCAGTTTAAAGAGGAGATCAGGAACCTGTCTGGCGTGTTGATGGGCATCCAGGAGGAAATGGGAGCCTACGACTATGAGGAGCTGCAACAGAGGGTTCTAAATCTGGAAAATCGTCTCCGCAACTGTATGAATAAACTCAGTAAGTGGCCCCCAGATTAGGCAATGACACACGGATCATAGACCCATTTCCTGCAGCTACCAGCAGACTGGCATTTTAGATACAGAGCAGAAGGCAGAGAAACACGAACTGCTACTACAGTAGAGGTTgtggtttgattttatttgctgcCTAGACGTAAAAGGTGGTGGCGTCAGCAATCATGAAGCTTTGCACCCTTTGGCATTTGCAGTTTAGCTGCGGGTCCTTCGCCCCGCCCACCGAGGTTTACCTCGTCTAATAGGATCAATTCTGCCTTGTGGAGCAGCTTATGCCTCTGATAAAGGTTTGCATGACTACACTCCAATTTGCTAACTGTCAGGTTATCAACACTGATGGAGCCTGTCAAAGTCTCCACATAAATAGCTAACATGTGAATGCCAATGGGATGTGGCTGGAAATCTGTCTGAGCTGGAGATGATTGCTTATGCATTCATTGTGCATGAAGCTTTGATTGATTAGGTAAAATAGCAGTTAAATACTCAATAGGGAACTTGCAAGCTTGCATGCAAGTGACAGCCTATTGTCGTTTGGCACAATTAAAGTGTCTTGCAAGATGAATTAAGTGCAGCTTAAGTACTTCAAATATTAAACTATGTGGGATAAATGTGAACCCATGTCTGACACATGAGAAGGGGTTTTATTAGTTGCTACAATGAGGAAGTTTCTCTAAATTAAGCATGACCAGatgctgaacacaaacagtccAAATCTTTTTGGAAAAAACCAATCCAGTACTTTGTTATTTATTCCAGGACTATCATCAAAACATTGGCTATAAGCTTTATCGTGTGgagtttgtgctgtgtgtgaccGGAGCTTTGTGATGTGTTCACAGCATGTGGCAAGCTAATGAAGATCACTGGGCCGCTGACAGTGAAAACTTCAGGGACCAGATTCGGAGCCTGGATGACTGACCCACAGGCGTCTCCAAAAAACAACAGGGTGAGCCGAGTTAATGTTCTTTGTTTGATGTTTCGAGCTTTTGAAGCAACAGCATGCGGTTTAATGATTTACATACAATCACTTCCCTCCTGTTGCGGTGGTGGCGGggtagttgttgttgtattacAGCATCATACTcgctaaaacttttttttttttttgacactttgactGCTGAGATCAAGCATAAAACTTGATGCAACTTGCTGGACATGTTGATGTACATGAGGCTGTTTCATGACTGGATTCTTTTAATTGcatgtggaaaaacaacaacaatacaaatGGACTTACTGGGAGAGTTTCAGGGCTTATAGCTATGAACTACAGATTGGTTAAAAGCACAGTcagggtgtgtgtttctgtgtttccaggAGTGATTGATGGCTGGGACAAAAAGCCAAAagcacatctttttttaaatattcagtgattttgatgaaactggatcataattTTTACAGAGtacatttgctgttttttgtcctccagctgctcagctgAACTCAACTGTTTtttgatggacagatagctgCGGCCTAATGACTTGCTAAAGTaactaactgctaattaactgctgctaaccaagctgcaacctccatagctgggaaatgtagtcaaTGCGAAAGTGCTAAAagctgtaattcctcgagcggccacttgaagctggctgcaGATCtccaatctccataagtccccatgttcaaatgtccaacttcacagcagaaataaacatgtttatgtggcagtcggtagtgtagtgggttaagcggccgccccgtgtgtggaggctatagccCTCGCTGCAGTTGGTgccggttcgaatcccgcatcggacagctaatttactgcatgtcactccccctctctctgcttcctgtctatctttagctgtactatcaataaagtcataaaaggccacaaaaaaaaaaaaaaagaaataaacatgtttacaacctggtacaaaaaacagttttggcttctatagctaatttccccgttcatgacaactgtactgagggtgaatttctatttttagctcacccattcaaattatattaaggtttaaagttatgcataatcaGCAGCGTGGcaactttgattgacaggtgggtgctgttacagatggcttgtttgagcaaccaggcgttaTTCCTGAAGGAACGGTAACTTGGCAAGAGAACCACCTTGGTAGGCCACTTTATTCCctgacaaataaaaagctttgtTAACAGCTCTACTGGCTACTATAAACCTTAATCAATATCTGTGACAACCTCCCTCCCTATCTGCCAATTTCTACAGGAAGCATGCAAATATGCAGAAACAGAGGAGCACTCTTTCCATTTCATGAGCACTTTAAAGCATTTCCCTCCTCAAGAGCATTTGAAAGCCAATTTTCTGAATGAAAAAAGATTGCCGAGGCCAAATGTTTGACCTTCCAAGATCAAGTTGCAAAAAGTAGTTATTGAAAAACcgtttttgaatgttttcatttctccttTGTTTACATGACTTTGGACTttttggatgaaccaaaattaaattaattctaTTGACTGAATATTATACCTGATGAATATTATACatgataaatattaattaacTTATCATCGACAGTTGTCTGTTGTCGCTGTGCcttcattatttttcacttttagtgCATGGATGTAAGCCAGGTAACATTTTACGTGTTAATATTAGCTGAAgcaaacagggaaaaaaaatattttctgcatCACCAGCTGAATGACGATGTTCCcgtgggaggaaaaaaaaagaaaagtttgtgcTACTGTAATTAAACAGCTTCATTAAGTGACATTAGTAAAGTACAGCTCGGCAAGTTTGCTTATATAATGTATTCCCTGAGATGAGAATCTGTGGAGAATTAAATCTGAAATGCTGCATATAACCTCCTCCGGAGCAGGTGAGGGCAGAATAAGTTACCATGGTGATCTAGTAAGGTTAAAAGAGAGCCACCTTCATGACACTGACAACTCTTTAGGCTCAACATACCTCGCTAACCCATTAATGTTGCACTCCCTCTGTCCTATCAATaccaataaaacagaataaaagtcCATCACTGAAGGTTTGGCCTCCAACAAATGTCTGACCACTGGTTGTTTTATGGAGCTCCAGTGGTCATCTCCATTTAGTGAATATAATTTATGTGCATGTTATCATATAGatcacattttttgttttccaggtaaTTATGCTGATATTATATATGAGATATTAGTATTTCTTGTAAAGTGTACATTTATTTGTCCTCAGGTCTGGTACATGGACAGCTACACCAACAACAAGATCGTAAAAGAATATAAATCCATCGCTGATTTTGTGGCAGGAGTCGAGTCGAGAACCTACAACCTTCCTTTCAAATGGGCCGGAACCAACCATGTGGTGTACAACGGCTCTTTGTACTACAACAAAATGCAGAGCAACATCATAGTGAGGTACAGCTTCGAGACGGGACGCGTGGTCACCCAACGGGCTCTGGAGTCTGCAGGCTTCCACAATGTTTACCCCTACACCTGGGGGGGCTTCTCTGATATCGACCTGATGGCGGACGAGCTGGGCCTGTGGGCCGTGTACGCGACCAACCAGAACGCCGGGAACATCGTCATCAGCCAGCTGAACCCGGACACGCTCCAGATCCTCAACACATGGAACACAGAATACTCAAAAAGGAACGCCGGCGAGTCTTTCATGATCTGTGGGACGCTCTACATCACTAACTCCCACCTGACCGGTGCCAAGGTTTATTACGCTTACTCCACGAAAACCTCCACATACGAGTATACAGACATTCCCTTTCATAACCAGTATTTCCACATGTCAATGCTGGACTACAACGCCAGGGACCGCGCCCTCTACGGCTGGAACAACGGCCACCAGGTGCTGTTCAATGTCACACTTTTCCACATCATTAAAACTGAGGACGACTCATAAGCGGAGGAAATGCTATacagaaagaaatgatgaaacCACAGAAATAATGGATGGTTGCTCTTGAATGTTCTaatgatatttatttactttatttatttatttatttatttatttatttatttatttatttatttattcatgtaatttCTTTTGCCATTTGCCCATTTTCATATGAATGTTAACTAATCGAAATATTGTCCATatgaaaatgtgacactttctcagtaaaaaataaacaacagcacaaaATCTAAACTAATGCGGtaacacatttttcaataatttaCATAGCAACTTTTAGAAACAGTGAACAGTTGATTCTTTTCTCTCCCAAACAAAAGCTTTTTTCCAAAATGAAGTCCTCATATTTATAATGGTTTCCTCCTC includes the following:
- the LOC104931260 gene encoding noelin-3, which produces MWSLSVVLNPLLFLLLFGYCPSVTIRPKEGWQVYSSAQDADGRCICTVVAPEQNLCSRDAKGRQLRQLLEKVQNMSQSIEVLNLRTQRDFQYIMRMESQIKGLRSKFRQIESDRKTLVNKNFQELKGKMESLQPLIPVLEQYKTDAKLISQFKEEIRNLSGVLMGIQEEMGAYDYEELQQRVLNLENRLRNCMNKLTCGKLMKITGPLTVKTSGTRFGAWMTDPQASPKNNRVWYMDSYTNNKIVKEYKSIADFVAGVESRTYNLPFKWAGTNHVVYNGSLYYNKMQSNIIVRYSFETGRVVTQRALESAGFHNVYPYTWGGFSDIDLMADELGLWAVYATNQNAGNIVISQLNPDTLQILNTWNTEYSKRNAGESFMICGTLYITNSHLTGAKVYYAYSTKTSTYEYTDIPFHNQYFHMSMLDYNARDRALYGWNNGHQVLFNVTLFHIIKTEDDS